The following are from one region of the Fusarium verticillioides 7600 chromosome 1, whole genome shotgun sequence genome:
- a CDS encoding cohesin complex subunit SCC1: MFYSETLLNKSGPLARVWLSANLERKLSKNHILQSNVKDSVDAILMPTQAPMALRLSSQLLLGVVRIYQRKTRYLLDDCNEAMMKIKMAFRSSGNNDMAVNLQIPNREALTLPDRITPYDNFELPPPPDANWLLSQVEDVTAAPIGRKGRASQRDINLQEDYDNSQFLNDGMGMEDDMIAPMGNIDLELDFGLDDLGLEGTGLEPEGGRREDRTTAGPEVDDSELDFPQKDDDRAMTLDLPDERVQIHDGEDLEPMALDFNPDDVSQVHDIAAYPPPRISESPLSDIDEDRVAQLEQDHSRFQMTDLYEPDHEEDQIIRRPAQRAKKQKILTPDEEIALSSNHIKQQQANRDNIIREGGFLPRDPFLLALMDMQKSGGFVSSIMGEGRSSAWAPELRNMLTLDTARGMNELKRKRDSGIADVESDHGASKSPRMLDVGSDTGHGFEGVFGEMSIPPEESRHEIIADDEMEDEDAGTMMPGFEDTTVALVHPAESGPVSQVTKHVVHQLRERFGDDAADSPSKRTQRAVLLQNLCPRQQTTKADATKMFFECLVLATKDAIKVEQGPGLGDDIRIRAKRGLWGAWAEREAGGEMSQDNDAPNEPERAAVASTAVAVSA, from the exons ATGTTCTACTCAGAGACTTTGCTCAACAAGAGCGGGCCGCTCGCCCGCGTCTGGCTTTCTGCCAACCTCGAGCGCAAGCTATCAAAAAATCATATTCTTCAATCCAATGTTAAAGATAGTGTGGATGCCATCCTCATGCCTACCCAGGCACCGATGGCCTTGCGACTAAGCAGTCAGCTGCTCTTGGGTGTGGTTCGAATCTACCAAAGAAAGACGCGTTATCTTTTGGATGATTGCAATGAAGCTATGATGAAGATAAAAATG GCATTTCGGTCTTCGGGCAACAACGACATGGCCGTCAACCTACAAATTCCCAACCGGGAGGCCCTGACCCTTCCTGACAGAATCACCCCATACGATAATTTCGAACTACCTCCTCCACCAGACGCGAACTGGCTTTTGTCTCAAGTGGAGGATGTGACTGCTGCTCCAATTGGCCGCAAAGGACGCGCTAGTCAGCGTGACATCAACCTCCAGGAAGATTACGATAACAGCCAGTTTCTTAACGACGGCATGGGAATGGAAGACGACATGATTGCACCCATGGGGAATATTGATCTGGAATTGGattttggtcttgatgatcttggccttgaaggGACAGGTCTTGAGCCCGAAGGTGGCCGAAGGGAGGATCGCACAACGGCTGGTCCCGAGGTTGATGATTCAGAGCTTGATTTTCCCCAAAAGGACGACGACCGAGCGATGACTTTAGATCTGCCCGACGAGCGCGTTCAGATTCATGACGGCGAGGACCTCGAACCGATGGCACTCGACTTCAACCCTGACGATGTCTCCCAAGTACATGATATCGCAGCttaccctcctcctcgaaTTTCAGAGTCGCCGCTTTCTGACATCGACGAAGACCGGGTTGCACAGCTAGAACAGGATCACTCGAGATTCCAGATGACAGACCTTTATGAACCCGACCACGAGGAAGACCAGATTATTCGACGACCAGCGCAGCGcgccaagaaacagaagatACTCACACCTGATGAAGAAATCGCTCTCTCGAGTAACCACATaaagcaacagcaagccaACCGTGACAATATCATAAGGGAGGGTGGGTTCCTTCCCCGTGACCCCTTTctgctggctttgatggaTATGCAAAAGAGCGGAGGATTCGTGTCATCAATCATGGGGGAAGGCCGAAGCTCGGCCTGGGCCCCAGAGCTTCGCAATATGCTCACACTAGACACTGCTCGTGGCATGAACGAGCTCAAGCGCAAGCGTGACAGTGGCATTGCCGACGTCGAAAGTGACCACGGCGCTTCCAAGTCACCACGTATGCTCGATGTCGGTTCAGACACTGGACATGGTTTCGAGGGCGTTTTCGGTGAAATGAGTATCCCCCCAGAGGAGAGCCGCCATGAAATcatcgccgatgatgagatggaggacgaagatgcAGGAACCATGATGCCTGGCTTTGAAGATACGACTGTTGCCCTGGTCCATCCTGCTGAGAGCGGTCCTGTTTCTCAAGTCACGAAACATGTCGTGCACCAATTGCGAGAGCGATTTGGTGACGATGCTGCTGACAGCCCCAGCAAGCGAACTCAGAGAGCAGTTCTTCTCCAGAACCTCTGCCCTAGACAACAGACCACCAAGGCTGATGCTACCAAAATGTTCTTCGAGTGTCTGGTTCTCGCGACCAAGGATGCTATCAAGGTCGAGCAGGGTCCTGGTCTAGGAGATGACATCCGGATAAGGGCGAAGCGTGGACTCTGGGGAGCTTGGGCAGAAAGAGAAGCTGGTGGTGAGATGTCTCAAGACAATGACGCCCCGAACGAGCCCGAGCGTGCTGCAGTTGCTTCAACCGCAGTAGCTGTTTCAGCATAA
- a CDS encoding tubulin binding cofactor A — protein MPPPSQLAIATGSVNRLLKEEASYHKEVEQEEAKVKALKEKIDSGANDDENASFMLKQQQTALEQTKAVFEPLRQKIAVAVEKLEEQLALSEELNAPEDQVVQAKEALVKAKATQVDA, from the exons ATGCCGCCGCCTTCCCAACTCGCCATCGCTACAGGCTCTGTCAACCGACTCCTCAAAGAGGAGGCTTCATACCACAAAGAGGTTgagcaagaggaagccaaggtcaaagctctgaaggagaagattgataGCGGCGCaaacgatgatgagaatgccTCATTCATGCTTAAACAGCAG CAAACTGCCCTTGAGCAGACAAAGGCCGTATTCGAACCCCTACGACAAAAGATCGCTgtcgctgttgagaagctggaggagcaACTCGCCTTGAGCGAAGAGCTGAACGCTCCGGAGGACCAGGTGGTGCAGGCCAAGGAGGCGCTGGTAAAAGCCAAAGCTACCCAGGTCGATGCTTAA